One window of the Nocardia huaxiensis genome contains the following:
- a CDS encoding GNAT family N-acetyltransferase, with translation MNNSTEPGSDVTLRRVTAETVYEVCKLSESLPVEQRKLVVDNGISMAQAHFTDAAWFRGVYCGEQPVGFLMLDLAMDSDQPGVSLWRFMIAGPHQGKGVGRRAIDILVTQLKARGTTALYVSYRRGPASAEGFYRSLGFQPTGRTIDGEAEAILSW, from the coding sequence ATGAACAATTCAACCGAGCCCGGATCGGACGTAACGCTGCGCAGGGTTACCGCGGAGACCGTCTACGAGGTGTGCAAACTCAGCGAATCCCTGCCTGTCGAGCAACGGAAGTTGGTGGTCGACAACGGCATATCCATGGCCCAGGCCCACTTCACCGACGCGGCCTGGTTTCGCGGCGTCTACTGCGGCGAGCAGCCTGTCGGATTCCTCATGCTCGATCTCGCCATGGACTCCGACCAACCCGGCGTTTCCCTGTGGCGCTTCATGATCGCCGGCCCGCACCAGGGCAAGGGCGTTGGCCGGCGAGCGATCGACATCCTCGTCACGCAGCTGAAAGCTCGTGGCACGACCGCGCTCTACGTCAGCTACCGGCGCGGCCCGGCCAGTGCGGAAGGCTTCTACCGATCCCTGGGCTTCCAGCCCACCGGCCGCACGATCGACGGTGAAGCCGAAGCGATCCTGAGCTGGTGA
- a CDS encoding DUF998 domain-containing protein yields MRILLACGIIAPLLNITVVLVLGAIRPDYDPWVVPDSNLELGPGGWMQIANYIVTGTLLLAFTMGIRPLLRSGRESTWGPILLGSYGLTFLAIGPILPDPSLGYPAGASEELTVHGAVHSLLGLVQFASLTAACFLLAGLGNRSWSRYSRATGLLVATSYVAFALTAKLWDGGPAGLIERIGIFAGGLWVALLALRLMRGSIPRTPVA; encoded by the coding sequence GTGCGAATACTGTTGGCCTGCGGCATCATTGCTCCGCTGCTCAACATCACTGTCGTTCTCGTCCTCGGGGCGATACGGCCTGACTACGACCCCTGGGTAGTTCCCGACAGCAACCTCGAATTGGGACCCGGCGGGTGGATGCAGATAGCCAACTACATCGTCACCGGAACGCTCCTGCTCGCCTTCACCATGGGGATCAGGCCGCTGCTTCGGTCCGGACGCGAATCCACGTGGGGCCCCATCCTGCTCGGCAGCTATGGCCTCACCTTCCTCGCCATCGGGCCCATCCTGCCCGACCCGTCGCTGGGCTACCCGGCGGGAGCGTCGGAGGAACTGACCGTTCACGGCGCCGTGCACAGCCTCCTGGGCCTGGTTCAGTTCGCGTCGCTGACCGCGGCCTGCTTCCTGCTGGCAGGACTCGGGAACCGCAGCTGGTCCCGGTATTCGAGGGCTACCGGACTGTTGGTCGCCACGTCCTACGTCGCCTTCGCCCTCACCGCGAAACTGTGGGACGGGGGACCCGCCGGGCTCATCGAACGGATCGGGATCTTCGCCGGCGGACTCTGGGTCGCGCTGCTGGCGTTGCGCCTGATGCGCGGCTCGATCCCACGCACGCCTGTCGCATAG
- a CDS encoding GTP-binding protein: protein MASENFDSSRPLAASVKILIAGGFGVGKTTMVSAISEITPLRTEELITELSTGVDDLSGVEGKTTTTVALDFGRITIDQNLVLYLFGTPGQDRFWFLWDELARGALGAVVLADTRRLEGSFAAIDFFERRGVAFTVAVNCFEGAPLYTPVEVRDALDLDEHIPVLLCDARDRGSCKNVLMTLVEYLIDRAATRVTS, encoded by the coding sequence TGAAGATTCTCATCGCGGGCGGCTTCGGGGTCGGCAAAACCACCATGGTCTCCGCGATCAGCGAGATCACCCCGCTGCGCACCGAAGAACTGATCACCGAATTGTCCACCGGCGTGGACGATCTCAGTGGCGTCGAGGGCAAGACCACCACCACGGTGGCCCTCGACTTCGGCCGCATCACCATCGACCAGAACCTGGTCCTCTACCTGTTCGGCACCCCCGGGCAGGACCGCTTCTGGTTCCTGTGGGACGAACTGGCGCGCGGCGCGCTGGGCGCGGTGGTCCTGGCCGACACCCGTCGCCTCGAAGGCTCCTTCGCCGCAATCGATTTCTTCGAACGCCGTGGTGTGGCTTTCACGGTGGCGGTGAACTGCTTCGAGGGCGCACCCCTCTACACCCCGGTGGAGGTCCGCGACGCCCTCGACCTCGACGAGCACATCCCGGTGCTGCTCTGTGACGCCCGCGACCGCGGCTCCTGCAAGAACGTCCTCATGACGCTGGTCGAGTACCTCATCGACCGCGCCGCCACCCGCGTCACCAGTTGA